In Juglans microcarpa x Juglans regia isolate MS1-56 chromosome 1S, Jm3101_v1.0, whole genome shotgun sequence, the genomic stretch TACTATGAATTATGTGGTCAAATTTTCAGGTTATAGTGTTTTTAATCTTACACTACACATTGATAATAGTGTATTATCAGCTTTCTTGGTAGTAGTAGCACCTTTAATGCTTCCAATGAGACTGTCCTACTTTTGACTGGAATCTATCCACATATTAGGCAGTAGCATCTCCGGCAAAGGCCACCAAAAACGGTATTAAGATCAAATGGctagtttgttttaaaatcattctcatctcatctcatctaatctcatatcaATATATTTCAGCTCTGAGGGGGTGAGATAACAATCAACAAAATAGCCGTTGGTTAATGGTTATGAGAAACTCGAGCAAATGATAGAGTTCTCACACCCTTTTTATTAACTTGTAGTACagtacaagaaaaagaaaattacagtaCAACCAAAATCAGAAGCTTAAGCAAACCAGAATTCCAGTCGTCCATATATACATCAAATCTTCAATATAGCAGCTAAAGggtatgaaatttttttctaatcggCCATTATTCACCATCTtacattccaaaaaaaaaaaaacatactctATATCTTATGAAAACACTCTATACCTcatgaaaaagttatagataTAGAGTATGTgagtgaatagtgattgatgcaTAGCAAATAACATATCTTTTCCACGATCTCACAAATACCTGGGACTTATTTTCCATTGACCTAACAAGGTATTAGCACATAGCGATCTCTCTGATGTGGCTGACGATGCGTCCTCGACCATGACCGTAAGCATCACGATCTTGTACACCATGGGCAGGCCCCCCCTCCATGATGCACCCTCCCATAAGGATGACGACCATGCCTCCCATGATGTTCACTATCATGGCAATATCCTTCTCAACCGTGTCCATGAAAATTGCTGCCGTTGTGTCCCTCAATGAGAAATGGAGGATGTTGATTTCTGCGGTGAAACATTTTCCAAAGTGTTCCGCGGCCATGACCACCATAATGTCCTCCACCATAGTTATACCCTCTGTGATGCCCCCCTCCATGATGACCATGGGCATGACATGACTACCGTGATTTCCACCGTATTGAAAATGCCTTCCTCTGTCGTGACCATGTTCTGGTGATGCCTTTCGTGATAACCATGTCCTCCTTGGTGCCCTTCGGCATGACAATGCGGTACTGTCCCTTGCCATGACGATTTTCGAGGTGATACATTTTTCCAAGTGTTTCTTAAAGGGTAGAATACTGGAAGGCAGTcagatgagaaatttgggtgagAGCCATAGCATAGTGATGACAGAGGTGGTTGGAGAGCCATAGTATAGAAATGGATAGACAGAGGTCGAGCTTGAAATCATCAAAGACTAGTGGTTACCAACTGATATTTCTTGGCTTGACAATAATGGCAGTTGAGTAAAGTTGCTGAAATGtgaaaaaagtaacaaaaagacaaaaacaaaaggaaaaaaaaaatggctgcTAACTACCTACTCATACTAAGAGATATTATATTTGCAATGTTCATCttataaatcatcatttatcatGTTTCATCCAACATCATCATCTATGGTACTTGCATGTGCTTGTGCCTTCACAACACTGCTTCAAGTCAGCTATCTTTTATCAATGGAGTGGAAAGTGTTTATGTTCCTAGGTAGTATACATGTGAATAAGGTGATTGTATAATTCATATTGCGTAGGGAGGGAAACATCTATGTGAACGCATTGTCAATACATAGATACTTTTTCCCCTATCCAAGGAAGATGTACGTACCCATTTTCAGTGTAATGGGGCTGGATGCttttaaaaaagggaaaaacaaacCTCCTTGCCAAATGTTGTCAAATGATATCATTTATGTCATCAAATGGTTGTTACTCAGTCACATGTGATGCATCTATTGTTAAGTAACTGTTAAGAATAGGAGATGAAAGTATAGGTTGCTTAATTATGTGTAAGAATGAGAAAAAGGGACTTGCTAGGGTACAAGTGGTTTGGCGCACCAAACCGCGTACTAacactcactttttttattgcaaaaaaaaataaaaaaaataaaagaaaaaattttttgagagaagaataaggTCCTTTGTCTCACGAAAATCATTTTTGTCTTCAATTCACATTGTTTCATCAAACGAATGTCTTACATTTAACATTGGTGCTCGGGTTGGTGTGCCGCTTGCAAGAAgaattttcttgagaaaaatagcCTGCATGTATGCATGGCTCATATTCCATTTATATAGCATTTACAAGATACAAAAGCAAAGGACAAAACAAAGGTTTACAGTTGTACAAGAAATAAAGGAGGAAACTTTACAGCTGTGAAAGAATCCTATGGCAATGTATTTACAGTAGTGCAAGACTAAGATTACGCTTAAATAAGAGAGAAATCACATAAGCTGTTATGAGGAGAGATCTGAGGAGAAAATCATGGAGAACCGAGAATCATGGAGTTATGCTGATATGTCTCTTCATTCCCCCTCAAGCTCAAGGAGGGATTGGACCTACGCAAAGCTTGCAACTGTTTGGTAGGAACTTGGGACTGCACAAGGACTTTGTGAAAATGTCAGCAACCTAGTCCTCACCGAGACATGTGCAAGCTTGATCACGCCACAAGCCACTTGTTCACGGACAAAGTGAACATAAATTTTGATGTGCTTTGTCCCGATAGTGGAAGATGGGATTCTTGGCAATATTAAGAGCACTCTTATTATCACAATGCAGAGTAGGAATTGGAACGGAGTGGCCAAGACTTTTGAACAAATTTGTATACCACATGAGTTAAGCTGTGGTGGAAGCAAGGGCTCTCTATTCGGCTTCAGCAGTTGATCTCGATACTGTTGCTTGCTTCTTTGCCCCCAAGACATTAGGACCAATAAAAATTGCGAAACCAGTAGTCGATCTACGATCATCACAAGAGCCTGCACAATCCTCATCGCAAAATCCTGAAATAGTTGTGAGGGGACTTTTAACATAGTGAAGACCAAGATTGAGAGTTCCCTTCAAGTAGCAAAAAATCCATTTGGCTGCTATAAGATGAGGTTCACAAGGAGCTTGCATAAACTGGTATACATAATGCACAACAAAGGCGATGTTTGGCCGAGTGAGGGTGAAATATTAGAGAGAGCCAATCATTTGACGATAGATAGTTGGATCTTTGAGAGAAAGGCCATCATTTGCAGAGAGTTGCACGCCAAATGCAAGAGATGTTGAAACTGGTTTAGCGCCATCAAGTCTGAATTTCTGCAATAAGGATAGTAGATACTGTGTCTGATTGAGAGTAATGTTGGAGCTATCTCCTGTGACCTAAAGTACAAGAAAATAGTGCAAGTCTCCAAGATCCTTCATGTGAAACACTTGACATATGAGATAAAAATGTATTGATAGAAGAAATGGAAGAACCAATgataacaatatcatcaacgtaaatTAAGAGAATAATAATATCCGTAGCTTGACAACGAAAAAAGAGTGAATTATCATACGGACACTGTTGAAAGCCCATTTGCTGGATATAGGAGCTCAATTTCATGTACCACGCTTGGGGAGCTTGCTTGAGACCGTAGAGTGCCTTGTGTAGATGACAAACATAGTCAGGATATGTAGGATCCTCAAAGCTAGGTGGTTGAGTAGGATAAACTCTCTCTTGCAAGTcaccatgcaaaaatgcattacTCGCATGAAGTTGCTTCAAAGGCCAATCTTGAGAAAGTGCCATGTGCAAAATCAAGCGAATGGTTGCAGGCTTCACAATGGGGCTGAAGGTCTCTTCATTATCAAGGCTTGGTTGGCGGTTGTTGAGTAAAGCCTCGTGCAATAGGACAAGCTTTATACCGTTTGATAGATCCATCAGCTTAGTCTTGATTTTAAATACCCACTTACTGCTGACCAAGTTCATGTTATCGGTCTTGGGAACTAAAGTCCATGTGTGATTGGCATGGAGGGCATCAAATTCGGATTGCCTGCTTCCAAAGAGGATTTGTGAGGGCCTGTTTGTAGGTGCGGGGCTCCTTTGGTTGAGTTACTAGATCTGTCATAAAACAAGTGGGAATAGGATGCCTCATAGCTAGAAATACTTGGGGTCTTTGTGTACGATCCTAGTTCCGTGTAACCATGGGATGAGTACAACTTGGCACTACAAGCAAATGGACTTGAGGTGAAAAGCAGGGGAGGAGTTTGAAGAAGGTTTTGGTGGAATGGCAAGTGGCACATCTTCTGAGCTTGTATTGACACGTGAAGGGTGATCGGGTGTAGTTTGAAGAATGTTGGGTAGATGCCGAAGTTTAAAGAGTTGGGCAGGAGGATCATACGAATTTTGTTCTGTGGAGAAAGGAAATGTTGTATCATCAAAAAGAACATGTCTGGAGAGGAACACACGTCCCGTGATCAGATTTAGACAACAATACCCTTTGTGGTGAGATGAGTAGCCGAGAAAAACACATCTAATGGTTTTGAAATCGAGTTTAGAACGGCCAAAAGGAGTTAAATATGGGTAATATGAGCAACCAAAAATTCGTAGAGGTATAACATGGTGGAGAATTAAAAACAAGCTAATAGGAAGACTTGCCTTAGAGAATAGGGGTGGGTAACCtattgatgagaaaaattgTTGTGGTAAAGGCTGCAATCCAAAATTTGGATGGAATAGAAGCATGAGCCATTAAAGTGAGACCAGTCTCGACAATATGGTGATGTCGACGTTCAGCTAAGCCATTTTGTTTTGGAGTGCCAGGACAAGATAACCGATGAAGGATCCCATTTGAAGCAATGTTTTAATGAGGTATTTACAAACTCACCACCCCCTTCACTTGGAACTAATTTTCACTTGAGTTTGAAATTGAGTTTCTAGCATTTTAAAAAATGCGGGAAATATGAACGACATCTGATTTATGAGCCATGGGAAAATGCCATATGTAACAAGAAAATTTGTCTACAACAaccaaataaaaccaaaaccatcATAAGATGGTATTGAAGCCAATCCTTGGACATCCATATGAAGgcaatttctttgattttccaaggttcaactttcacaaaaaccATGTTTATTTAACGTAGGCAAACAAGAGAACAAAAGTGTTCTTGAATTGGGATGGCCCAAATGTGCATGCCAAATGGTGCTGGAAACCTTGGTAGCTTGAAATGCAGCCGGAATGGAAGAGGTTGGGGTGGCACGTAACAGGTACAAACCAGTGTCAATGAGACCTTTAAACATCACCTGACTGGTCTTTAGGTCCTTTATCAGAAAGCCCCATGGATAGTACACAAAGCAACAATTGTGGTCAGTAGTAAATTGAGAAACAGATAGAAGTCTCTTTTTAAGAGTTGGAACAATAAGAGCATTTTTAATGGTGAGAGAAGTATGAGGAACTTCAAAGTTACTGACAGCCAAAATGGGAAGACCAAGACTATTCCCAACCATCACAGAATCGGTACCTGAGTATGGCGGTATACCTTTAGCATCAGTAGAAGTAGGAGCCATGTGTTGGTTTGCTCCTGCATCCGGATACCAGACATCATCCGAAGTATCACCAGTTTGAACGGCAAGAAAAAGTTGACAGCTTTCGGCTTCTTCATCAGTAGCACAACAGTTGTTGGCTTTGTGGTTAGGTCCACCACAGCGGAAGCACGTTGTACACCCAGTACGTACAGGAGGCTTGCCATCACCACGGGAGGAATTTTGTTGAGAACGGCCAGAATTGGTGCGACTTTGGGACCTGCCACCCCCACGATTTGACTTATATTTGTTCTGATTATTCTGATAACACCCACGAGAAGATGAGTTTCCAGCATTACGATTTGGAGAAGGGGCAGTTTTATTGGTGTAGAAAGCCACGGCTGAGTTTCTTCCTGCTTGAATCTGAAGATCAAAGTCCCTTAGCTTGCTGATTACAGTTTCAAGTGAGGGAAATTTATCTCTTGCATTAATAGCAGCCACTATCGGATCAAATTCAGATCCTAATCCTCTGAATAAAAACAGATGATAAAATCCTCATCTTCCATCGGTTTGTTGGCACCACGGAGTGCAAGGGCCAAAGATTTTGCTTTAAGAAGGTAATCTTCTATTGAAGCAGTACCTTTGGTGAGGGATTGGAACTCACCTTTCATTTGTTGGGCACAATCCCGAGTATGTCGACCATACAACATTTCCAACAAGTCCCAAGCTTCATGGGAGGCCTCATTGTTGATCACCTGAGAGAGAGGAGCATCGGACAGCGAGCTGTTGATCCAGCCGAGGATCAGTTTTTCAATGCCGAGCCATTTGACCGCAGCAGGGTTCTCAGTTATAGTACCATCAGCGGCAGCAACAGTTGTAGGCGGGCAAGAAAATTCATTTGTTACATAGTGGAGGAGCCCATGGCCACGTAAAATGGGAACAACCTGGGCTTTCCATAGGAGGTAATTTGTAGAGGctaatttaattgaaatgtCTGGGAGATGAGTTTTGGAAGAAACAAATCAAAGGGGGCCAGCTAGTCTACAGTAGGAATCTGAGAGGAAGTAGAGGAGGAAGACATTTTTGACAAAGATCCTCTCGTATAGCTCTAGATACCATTTAAGCATGAGAAAAATAGCCTGCCCGTATGCATGGCTCGTATTCCATTTATATAGCATTTACAAGATACAAAAGCAGGGGACAAAACAAAGGTTTACAATTGTACAAGAATACAGCTGTGAAAGAATCCTATGGCAATGCTATTTACAGTAGTGCAAGACTAACTTTATGcttaaaataagagagaaatcACATCAGCTGTTATGAGGAGATATCCGAGGAGAAAATCACGGAGAACCGAGAATCATGGAGTTATGGCTGATACGTCTCTTCATTATGGATTACTGAAGTTAAGGAGTacatgatattttaaaattatctgaTCTTCTCTTATTATCGGAGTATTATTCTTCAGTTATCACTATGTTTAAGTAAAATAACAATCCACCTATTGtaatttattcttaaatgaAATATTGGCTTGCCTGCAGAAACACAAAAACCTACTTTTACATGTAAGCATCTTGTTCATAGTGGTCTAAGTCTCTAAGATAGAGCTTCATCTCCTGTGAAAAAGAACCGTCTCAACTGTCATTTTTGCAGGACTCTAATATATTCCAACATTGTCCTATTACACAAATACTGCCTGACACAAAATCTCTTGGTAGTagtattttttgttcatttagCATCCTACATTTCTTCCCATAGTTCttttatggttttttattttttatttttatgaaagagTAAAAGAGTACAAGAAAGTAACTTTCCTACTTTTGGCAATGAAATAACCCAATGACATAGCACCTACCGGATGCTGTATGTTGACTTTTTCAGGCAAGTATCAAGGCTTAAAAATGGAAAGATAACTCTAGGACACAAGCTTCTGGAATAACTCTATTACAGATTATGATTATTCATTTGCTCTCCTCAAACAATTTGATTTTCAGCATGTTTAACAATCTAAATTCCATTAGATGCATTAACTGtctttatgtcatttttacGGAGCTTGAAGGCCTGAAAAATGGTTGAGGGCTGTTGCTGTTGGTCACCAATATCTTTGAAGATGACCAAAGCAATTGCTAGTTTTAACTGTCTTTGAAGCCCAAAGTACATAGATTTTAAGCTCAAAGAGACTACATGAATTGAGCCAGTTGAGCTTTAAGACATCAAGTCCGAATTCATTCTCTCATTTATGCTCCCCATGCCTCCACATCTTACCTCAACACCCCCACCCCCGAAGTAGGTGCCTCTCATTCCCTGACCCCTACCATCGCCCCAAAAttttagaaaggaaaatgaagataCTGCCCCAACtcaatcagaaaaaaaaagacagatgAAAGAGGATCTCCTTTGCACAATTCGTGTGTACTTGTTTTGTGcttattaataaagaattatcgcttgtcaaaaaagaaatggttaaAGGGGTGATACTTTGAATGGAAACTGTTATTGGTAACATCAGAAAACTTCAGTTCTCAAGGATATTGAAATGCTTTTTCTTGGACTTTAATCGTGTAAAATATTAAGATGTTTTTCTTGAGAAGCACTCTGTAGCATATTTTTTGGCAGAGTACAAGCCTCTTTCATCAATGCTTTCTTCATACCTAGTTGCATAAAATGTTATCCATTCTGGTATAAAAGAATAGATGTCTTTGTTATCATTTTCCCCCTATTGTGATCTCTCTAATTCTAAATGGTCAATTCGTTTTGTTTTGCTTCATATTTTCATGCTTAATTGAATCTTATGTGCTGTGCATAACACAGCTTACTTTTCAGTTGATGTGTCCAATGAAATCAATTCATAAGCTTTTAATTTAaacagatttttgtgattgctttatcaaaatttatcatTCTGGAATTAGTCACTGTGCAAGGTGTCTATGTCATCATCCTTTAACCTATGTTCTGAGTCCTGACAAATTTGCATATCAGGCTATCCCAATCTGGAAGCTTTGGTTCATAAAATTTGTAGTTCAGCTAATTGAATAGACATAATTATAATAACTTCTCTCTTTTAGGCTAATGGAAGAGTTACACTTTAGCTACTATATCCATTACTTTATAGTCATGATGAAACCATTCAGAATATCAGCAATTAGTTCTCTTTGCACCATGTTTGTGAATATCTATCTGTTCCTTTCAAAAGCTGTTGATCGCAATTTATAGGCTGGAATTACAAATTGAGCCTCTCCATTTGGGATGCAAATGGAGAGGATCCCAATTTATCAAGAAACACGGACGACATTGAAAGGAAATTTGAAAGTCATAGTAATTGAATTCTTTCCTCACTTTTTCTGTTTGCTCTTAAATTAatcatatttgtttatttttctctttgtcAAGCTTATCATATTAAGATTTTTCCCTCTATTCTGGGTGTTATAGTTTCTTTGTCCAGCTATGAAAGCAATAGGTATTAGACTCGATGCGTGGGATTACCTGGAATCCTCAGTGTGATTTGTCATTTGGCTTATCCTCATGCTGGAGATTATGGGGCTGATAAAAGCAGAAAAATGATAGGGATGCCCAATTTGAACCAAGGTCTTAGCATTTAGGATGTTGCTTgtgtttttttagaaattataatcTTGTGCACACAGCTTTCATGACAACCCTCATTCTTGCTTGCAAGTGTTGGCTGATAGAGACGTTCAAAAATTTTGgtagggaaagaaaaaagaaaaagcttaatCTCATTTAGACTATAAAGCAACTATTGCAGATTCTGGCAATCTCAGTGGAGTTTCGgcaaaaatgaagaataattttGTATGCTGTATTTGTCACTAGGAGCAGCAGAGAAACATGCCTGCATTTATTAGCAAGTGCAGCTATAAGCAAAAGTTTATACAGCAACAGTTGATTGACTGATTAAACTTAACATCCTCCTGATTTTTCTTattgtcatttttctttctgatACTTACTGATGTTCCTTTTAGGGCGACATCTTGATGACACATGGGTGTCTTTTATTGGCAAAGGTTTTCAGAAGATGCTAAAGTGGCAGAAGGTTAATTCAGGCATTCCAAGTGGGAGATTTGGGCATACTTGTGTTGTAATGGGTAATCTCCTGGTTCTGTTTGGTGGAATTAATGACCATGGGAGTCGTCAAAATGATACATGGGTGGGACAAGTGGCATGCCATGAGACCTCGGTTATTACATTATCATGGAAGTTGCTCGATTTGCAGTCTGTTGCACCCCCCTCACGCGGTGCCCATGCTGCATGTTCCGTTGATGATAGGTTGATGCTCATTCATGGAGGGATAGGGCTGAATGGCCTCAGATTGGGTGACACATGGGTTCTAGAAGTCTCTGAAAGTCTCTGCTATGGAGCATGGCGTGAGATCTTGACTTATCCGTCACCTCCAGCTCGTTCAGGACACTCATTGACCTGCATTGGGGGTACAAGGATAGTTTTATTTGGAGGAAGAGGATTAGGTTATGAGGTGCTTAATGATGTTTGGGTCTTGGATATGCCTGAGGGTTACCATAAATGGGTACAAATACCTTACGAATTACCAAAAATACCAGAAGGAGTTTCCCTCCCACGAGTTGGTCACTCAGCTACACCAATTGTGGGAGGTCGATTGCTGATTCATGGGGGGGAAGATTCATACAGACACAAGAAAGATGACTTTTGGGTGTTAGATGTTAGTGCAATCCCATCCATCAGTGTGCAGCAGCCAACCACACTGAACTCCAGAGGATTATTGGCAAAGATGTGGAAAAAGTTAAAGGCAAATGGTCATAAACCCAACCGTCGTTCATTCCATCAGGCATGTGCCGATCCTTTGGGGTGTTATTTGTATGTGTTTGGTGGAATGATAGATGGGTTAGTTCAGGCTGTTGAACCACCTGAGCTGAGGTTTGATGCGGAACTCTTTCTTGTGGAGCTTGTGCTTAAGCTATAGAAGGGAATGGCTGTTTATATATAGTAGACGTACGAGGTGGTGTGCTTTCGCAGATGCCTACCATGCCGAGTCTTGTGTATATATAGTACATCTCTTGTTTATTTGCTGGTGTCTACATCTTTATTGAGTTGGTCCTCAAAATTAATGGCTATTTTTCTATGTAGCAACGTTCTGTTTTCGTTTGACATGATGCAACTCTCCATGTCACCTCCAACTGATGTTCTTGAGAAAgttcctttattattattattattattattattatttcaagcATACATATTTCATGGAAAGTTATAACAAAAGTCTAACTAAATAATAACAGTTGTCCTAATTAAAATCGTTCAATATCTACAGGGTCAACATGTTGAGCAAATCTAGCCAATGCATGAGCTGCTTCATTCCCTTGTTTAGCTAGATGAAATTCTTCAACAGCTTCAAAGTGTCTTACCAGATATTGAGTTAATAGTTCTATGTTGATCAAAGAGTCCCCTTCGAGATCCAGCTCCTTGAATCCAATCCTACTCATCATCTGCAACCCTTTCAGAGCAGCTAGGGCTTCAATGTCGTCCATTTCAGTCCCCGACTCTCCCAACATTCTCATTTCCAGTATGACATTCTCATTAACTCAAGGGAGAAAGTGAAGAAGCAATCAGTCTTACTTCTGGGCAGCGATAAATAGCATGATTGCTTTCTTCACTGTCTCCCTCGCATGATTGCTTTATGATCTTTTTGTGTGGGCAACCACTTATTTTTGGAGCACTACTGAATTCCTTCCATCGCCCTACTTACTGCGTCTTAGCCCAGATCTTGGGGTGAGGAACATATCCCGGTACCTTAAATTCTATTCTCTCTCGCTCGTGGTTCTCGTTTACGAACTTAAGCTCTCGTACCCTTTGTCCGCCCAAATGTTTTTGATTGCCTTACAAATCGCATGTCTAACCTTTGCTCGCCTGGTATTAGGATCCGTTTGAATTCAGAAAgtctttcatctcatttatctcatctcatattatttcattattacaattttttcaaactctcacacaaaatataataaataattcaattttttcaaatcctaaaataataataatatcaaaaaataatattctaataatattttttttaactttcatctaaaatcatctcatctcatcttttctttgaatccaaaccagtcCTTAGTTTCACATACCTCTTGCTCGCCCAAGGTGACATTTACTTCATTCGCTCGTCATTCTTTTCTTGATCCTTTACTCGCCCAAGGTTGTGCGTGCCTAAGTTTGGTTCGCCTAAGACTTTTGCTCGCCTTGTTCACTTGGTAGGGCTCATTTAGCCCATACATGGTGAGTTCCTAGCTTCGAAAGGCGTTGTTCTCACACACAAAGTGCATATATGCAACAGATTGCTTATATGCATATCTTTTGAACATCAATCGCACATATGCACATTCCATTATacaaaataactcaaaaactGTATGGCTAAATAAAACATCCAAGATCATTGGCCACATGAAAATGGCTTCAATCAGGATCTGGTGTAAATCCCACGTTTACGCTCTCCAATAAAAGCATGACGAATCAACTTTTCAATTAACACTAAAATAAGCACACTTACACTACCTCAAAAGtacaaaagaaatttaaaagttaGAGTGGGTGCTCGGACAACCAATATCGGCACCTCGGTTGGTGATAGTTGCCACTCGAAGTGGTGGCTATGAGGACTATGCTAAAATGAGGGAAAGAATCCCCTCACACAGGCAAGATGCTGGCGTCAAGGAGGCAGTGGGGCATGCAACATGCTGTCGGGATAGAAGTAAGGCGAGCAGCACGTTGTAGAGAGCCTGGCATATGCGGGACAACATAGAGCGGAGAAATAAGGTTCACCCTAACCAGAGCAAATGATGTGATGGCCATACGAAAGGCGAGCAACGGTCGTGGATAAGCCTTGTGCAAAGCTAGGAGCACTCTAAGATAACATGGAGGAGCTTAA encodes the following:
- the LOC121247289 gene encoding F-box/kelch-repeat protein At1g51550-like; translation: MEASYSMEETGTVGGGVGNNNNNRATITSIAQDHLLTILLLLPSDSILSFSMTCKKFRALIFSDTLWESICRRDWGSKSVDALKSSNLHFQQQQQLPWMRLYKQVFRLESVSCHNLTYPDSELLVPRPRASHSLNFVSDCLVLFGGGCDGGRHLDDTWVSFIGKGFQKMLKWQKVNSGIPSGRFGHTCVVMGNLLVLFGGINDHGSRQNDTWVGQVACHETSVITLSWKLLDLQSVAPPSRGAHAACSVDDRLMLIHGGIGLNGLRLGDTWVLEVSESLCYGAWREILTYPSPPARSGHSLTCIGGTRIVLFGGRGLGYEVLNDVWVLDMPEGYHKWVQIPYELPKIPEGVSLPRVGHSATPIVGGRLLIHGGEDSYRHKKDDFWVLDVSAIPSISVQQPTTLNSRGLLAKMWKKLKANGHKPNRRSFHQACADPLGCYLYVFGGMIDGLVQAVEPPELRFDAELFLVELVLKL